Proteins co-encoded in one Methanothermobacter sp. genomic window:
- the ilvD gene encoding dihydroxy-acid dehydratase — protein sequence MRSDEIKKGFERAPHRSLLRACGLTDEDFKKPFIGIANSYTNIVPGHLHLKSLAEAVKAGVNQAGGIPFEFHTMAICDGIAMNHEGMRYSLASREIIADTVESMIQAHCLDGLILLSSCDKIVPGMLMAAARLNIPSIVVTGGPMLPGECQGKNVDLINVYESVGALKEGRINPKDLEELEKCACPGPGSCAGLFTANSMACLTEAIGMSLPGCATAHAVESKKLQIARLSGARIVEMVKEDLRPADIMTQEAFENAIAVDVALGGSTNTTLHLPAIAAELDNVDVNLDLFDELSKKIPHIAAISPASENHMIDLERAGGIPAVLKVLEERINLNVITCTGKTLKENIKNAKVKDPNIIRPLDDPIHRQGGIAVLKGNLAPRGSVVKQAAVKDDMLTYSGTAKVFDSEEECVEAIFDGEIEEGCVIVIRYEGPKGGPGMREMLNPTSAIVGMGLEKVALITDGRFSGGTRGPCIGHISPEAAEGGPIAALKDGDIIEINIPKRRLDVKLSNDEIEKRLAQVEPPTRKVKGWLRRYQKLATSADKGAILRG from the coding sequence ATGAGAAGTGACGAGATTAAAAAAGGATTTGAAAGAGCCCCTCACCGTTCATTATTAAGGGCTTGCGGATTAACAGATGAAGATTTCAAAAAACCTTTCATTGGGATAGCGAACAGTTACACTAACATAGTGCCAGGACACCTCCACCTTAAAAGTTTAGCAGAAGCTGTAAAAGCAGGTGTGAACCAAGCAGGTGGCATACCATTTGAGTTCCATACCATGGCAATATGTGATGGTATAGCAATGAACCACGAAGGAATGCGCTATTCCCTCGCCTCAAGAGAGATAATAGCAGATACCGTTGAAAGCATGATCCAGGCACACTGCCTAGATGGTCTAATACTTCTTTCATCTTGTGACAAGATAGTCCCTGGTATGTTAATGGCCGCAGCCAGACTCAACATTCCAAGCATAGTTGTTACAGGAGGGCCCATGCTCCCAGGAGAATGTCAAGGAAAGAATGTCGACCTTATAAACGTATATGAGAGTGTGGGCGCCCTTAAAGAGGGTAGAATAAATCCCAAGGACCTTGAAGAGTTGGAGAAGTGTGCTTGTCCGGGGCCTGGATCATGTGCTGGTCTATTCACTGCAAATAGTATGGCTTGTCTTACCGAGGCCATCGGCATGAGCCTTCCTGGCTGTGCCACAGCCCATGCAGTAGAGTCCAAAAAATTACAGATTGCACGCCTTTCAGGTGCCAGGATTGTTGAAATGGTGAAGGAGGATCTTCGCCCAGCAGATATAATGACCCAAGAGGCCTTTGAAAATGCAATTGCTGTGGATGTTGCGCTTGGAGGTTCAACAAATACTACACTTCATCTGCCCGCAATCGCAGCCGAACTTGATAATGTTGATGTAAACTTGGATCTATTCGATGAATTAAGCAAGAAAATACCTCATATAGCTGCAATATCCCCTGCAAGTGAAAATCATATGATAGACCTTGAAAGAGCTGGAGGCATACCGGCCGTGCTGAAAGTCTTAGAAGAGAGGATAAACTTAAATGTGATTACATGCACTGGTAAAACTTTGAAAGAAAATATAAAAAATGCAAAGGTGAAAGATCCGAATATTATCAGGCCATTAGATGATCCCATCCACAGACAGGGTGGTATAGCTGTCCTTAAGGGTAATCTAGCCCCTAGGGGGTCGGTGGTTAAACAAGCAGCTGTCAAAGATGATATGTTAACTTATAGTGGAACTGCGAAAGTATTTGACAGTGAAGAAGAATGCGTCGAGGCAATTTTTGATGGTGAAATAGAAGAAGGATGCGTTATAGTTATAAGATATGAGGGGCCTAAAGGCGGTCCTGGTATGAGAGAGATGCTCAATCCAACCTCAGCCATAGTAGGGATGGGTCTTGAAAAAGTGGCCCTCATAACAGATGGAAGATTTTCAGGAGGCACCAGAGGACCGTGCATAGGACATATATCACCAGAGGCTGCTGAAGGCGGTCCAATCGCCGCCCTAAAGGATGGGGATATAATAGAGATAAACATTCCCAAAAGAAGGCTAGATGTTAAACTTTCAAATGATGAAATAGAAAAAAGACTTGCCCAAGTCGAACCACCAACCCGTAAGGTTAAAGGGTGGCTTAGGAGATACCAGAAACTTGCAACCTCAGCTGATAAAGGAGCTATATTAAGAGGTTAA
- a CDS encoding MgtC/SapB family protein, whose translation MESLILRILISLGIGALIGIERERRRKNSEFAGIRTFMLMALLGTLSVYVSEIFSYFLLVAFIGLVALIVVSYIMSTKDDGDIGITSEVAALLTFVLGAICAWGDGYKLAPIVAIIITVLLALKKYLHLFARRISEREMIDTLKFLVVAFVILPLLPNTYMGPFNVFNPYQIWLMVVFISGISYAGYIAMKIIGPEKGLSITGIIGGLVSSTAVVTAMAGRVKESEGVMKAAVFASVVASSMMFFRILFEVMVINPGLLTFLSLPLLTMGIIGIALGLGLLRTPDENVKSEVKLKNPFSLKPAFIFGAFFMVILFTAKAANIYIGNVGVYLAGLISGVADVDAITVSMAILSKNNVISPYTAITTITLASISNTLVKLGIALLVGTKSFGKRIGVIFATMILAGLIIILLVGLR comes from the coding sequence ATGGAGTCTTTGATTTTAAGGATCCTTATATCCCTTGGCATAGGCGCCCTTATTGGTATTGAGAGGGAAAGACGTAGAAAAAATTCTGAATTTGCAGGTATAAGGACTTTCATGTTAATGGCTCTTCTGGGGACATTATCAGTTTATGTTTCAGAAATTTTTTCATATTTTTTGCTTGTGGCATTCATAGGACTTGTTGCTCTTATAGTTGTGAGTTATATTATGAGTACGAAGGATGATGGTGATATTGGAATTACAAGTGAAGTTGCGGCGCTTTTGACATTCGTACTTGGCGCCATTTGTGCATGGGGTGATGGTTACAAGCTTGCACCTATAGTTGCGATTATCATAACAGTATTACTCGCCCTTAAAAAGTATTTACATTTATTCGCCAGGCGCATAAGTGAAAGGGAGATGATAGACACCCTAAAATTTCTAGTAGTTGCATTTGTGATACTACCATTACTTCCCAACACTTATATGGGTCCTTTTAATGTTTTTAATCCGTATCAGATATGGTTAATGGTTGTTTTTATTTCAGGTATAAGCTATGCAGGGTATATTGCCATGAAGATAATAGGCCCAGAGAAGGGTCTTAGTATTACAGGGATTATTGGGGGCTTGGTATCCAGCACGGCTGTTGTAACGGCTATGGCTGGACGCGTAAAAGAATCAGAGGGTGTCATGAAAGCTGCTGTGTTCGCATCTGTTGTTGCAAGTTCTATGATGTTTTTCAGGATATTATTCGAGGTCATGGTTATAAATCCGGGACTGTTAACATTCCTTTCATTACCACTTCTTACTATGGGTATTATCGGAATAGCCCTTGGTTTAGGTTTGCTTAGAACTCCAGATGAAAATGTGAAATCTGAGGTGAAATTGAAAAACCCATTCTCACTAAAACCGGCATTTATTTTTGGGGCCTTCTTTATGGTAATACTTTTCACGGCAAAGGCTGCTAATATCTACATAGGAAATGTGGGAGTCTATTTGGCAGGTTTGATATCAGGTGTTGCCGATGTTGACGCCATCACAGTAAGCATGGCCATTTTATCCAAGAATAATGTGATATCACCATATACTGCGATAACTACAATAACACTCGCAAGCATCTCCAATACCCTTGTAAAACTTGGAATAGCCTTGTTAGTTGGTACAAAAAGTTTTGGAAAAAGAATAGGGGTAATATTCGCTACTATGATACTTGCAGGGTTAATTATAATCCTCTTAGTTGGTCTTCGCTAA
- a CDS encoding cupin domain-containing protein: protein MEDLKGKVLKLKELVDYQEGAVVSREIIRRDTGTVTVFAFDKGQGLSEHTAPFDAIVQIIDGKAEITISGKKHVLEAGEMIIMPANEPHALYAKEPYKMVLTMIKS from the coding sequence TTGGAGGATTTGAAAGGAAAAGTTCTGAAATTGAAGGAGCTAGTAGATTATCAAGAGGGTGCAGTGGTAAGTCGTGAGATCATAAGACGTGATACAGGTACAGTTACAGTATTCGCCTTCGACAAAGGACAAGGTCTAAGTGAGCATACAGCACCATTTGATGCTATAGTCCAGATCATCGACGGCAAAGCCGAGATAACAATAAGTGGCAAAAAACATGTGCTAGAAGCTGGGGAAATGATTATCATGCCAGCCAACGAACCACACGCATTATATGCAAAGGAACCATACAAGATGGTACTCACCATGATAAAATCATAG
- the hcp gene encoding hydroxylamine reductase, with amino-acid sequence MKYRCKVCDYIYDPEKGDPSQGIKPGTPFEDLPEDWICPICGVGKDQFEPLKEERPPQKARDIQMFCYQCSQTVKGKACTIRGVCGKEPTVARLQDNLLFVIKGISAYLYHARELGYTNNEIDAFLERGFYSTLTNVNFDSEEFIKLALEAGEMNIKTMKLLKRAHIDNYGEPKPTIVEVGASSGPGIIVTGHSLKALEELLKQTRNTGVNIYTHSELLPAHGYPGLKKYEHLKGQLGGPWFDQKETFSKYQVAILGTSNCVLFPKDEYKDRMFTCGVAKLPGVEYIEDYDFTPLIDKALELPSLKEEEEKKTFTTGFGASTILSLSNKIKELVEDGKIRRFFLVGGCDSPLPKAKYYREFVSKLPDDTIILTLACGKYRFNDMNLGDIEGIPRLIDLGQCNDAIVAIEIVEALSRLFNMEIDELPLSIVLSWMEQKATAILWSLFALNMKGMYVGPILPGWANDDIIKFLVEKYDLKLISSPEEDMKEMLR; translated from the coding sequence ATGAAATATCGCTGTAAAGTATGTGACTATATCTATGATCCAGAGAAGGGCGATCCTAGCCAAGGTATAAAACCTGGAACGCCTTTTGAGGATCTTCCAGAAGATTGGATTTGTCCAATCTGTGGAGTTGGAAAAGATCAATTCGAGCCATTAAAGGAAGAAAGACCCCCACAAAAGGCAAGGGATATTCAAATGTTCTGCTACCAATGCTCCCAGACAGTAAAAGGGAAAGCTTGCACAATAAGAGGAGTTTGTGGAAAAGAGCCAACAGTCGCAAGACTACAGGACAACCTCTTATTTGTCATAAAAGGAATATCCGCCTATCTTTACCATGCACGTGAACTAGGATATACTAACAATGAAATAGACGCATTTCTTGAAAGAGGATTCTATTCTACTCTAACAAATGTCAATTTCGACTCAGAAGAATTCATAAAACTTGCACTTGAAGCGGGAGAGATGAACATAAAAACAATGAAGCTCTTAAAAAGGGCTCACATAGACAATTATGGCGAACCAAAACCTACAATAGTAGAAGTCGGAGCATCATCCGGGCCAGGAATCATAGTAACAGGTCACAGTTTAAAAGCGCTCGAAGAATTACTAAAACAAACCAGAAATACAGGTGTAAACATCTACACCCATTCCGAGCTTTTACCAGCCCATGGTTATCCTGGCTTGAAAAAATATGAACATTTGAAAGGACAACTTGGCGGCCCATGGTTTGATCAAAAAGAAACATTTTCAAAATATCAAGTTGCAATACTTGGAACATCAAATTGCGTACTCTTCCCAAAGGACGAGTATAAGGACAGAATGTTCACATGTGGCGTTGCAAAACTCCCAGGAGTAGAGTACATCGAAGATTATGATTTCACACCATTAATCGATAAAGCCCTCGAATTACCATCACTAAAAGAAGAAGAGGAAAAGAAAACATTTACAACTGGTTTCGGCGCTTCAACCATACTATCATTATCTAACAAAATAAAAGAGCTTGTAGAGGATGGTAAGATCAGAAGATTTTTCTTGGTTGGTGGATGCGACTCCCCACTCCCCAAAGCAAAATATTATAGAGAATTTGTAAGTAAACTTCCAGATGATACCATTATATTGACACTTGCTTGTGGAAAATATCGTTTTAATGACATGAACCTTGGGGATATAGAGGGAATACCACGTCTTATAGACCTTGGACAATGTAACGATGCCATAGTGGCAATAGAAATTGTAGAAGCCCTCAGCAGATTATTCAACATGGAAATAGATGAACTACCACTTAGCATAGTATTAAGTTGGATGGAGCAAAAAGCAACAGCCATACTCTGGAGCTTATTCGCACTAAACATGAAAGGAATGTATGTAGGTCCCATACTCCCTGGTTGGGCTAACGATGACATCATAAAATTCCTAGTGGAAAAATATGATCTGAAACTTATAAGCAGTCCTGAAGAGGACATGAAGGAAATGTTAAGGTGA
- a CDS encoding threonine--tRNA ligase, translating to MRILLIHADYLKYNVRNKTSIAEDIPEKMMEGSFKESLVVFTAIEKEDETNPKAVIKNAIKEIKEVFNKVKAEKIVIYPYAHLSSSLSSPEMAKKILKNMEAALENEGFNVSRVPFGWYKAFKISCKGHPLSELSRTIKAEPKREKIVEEEIESKWFIIKNGKLIDPKDFEFKSKNFKSLVDYELGVLESKGGEPPHVKLMKEKNLADYEPSADIGHLRWYPKGRLIRDLLADYVYTLVTSEGAMPVETPIMYDLEDKAIRVHAEKFGERQYRMKNKKELMLRYACCFGAFRILSDSFLTWKNLPARVYELSTYSFRLEKKGEVVGLKRLRGFTMPDLHTVCRDMGQALEEFEKQVEICLKTSKDFEVDYEVIFRATEDFYNRYKDWIFSLVEKVGKPILLELLPERKHYWIAKMDFAAIDYLGRPIENPTVQIDVESGERFDITFLEEDGTDKNPIILHCSPTGSIERVICSLLEKAAIEMEERPPMFPVWLSPTQVRIIAVAERHVDYSMKIADKIRDEGIRVDVDDRPESVGKKIRDAAKEWIPYVIVVGDRELESAEFSVSIRKTGAKKVLKLGDFISMVKNEVKGMPFRPLTLPVRVSERINF from the coding sequence ATGAGGATACTTTTAATCCACGCAGATTATCTAAAATACAATGTACGGAATAAAACAAGTATAGCAGAGGATATACCAGAGAAGATGATGGAAGGATCCTTTAAAGAATCTTTAGTAGTTTTCACAGCAATTGAAAAAGAAGATGAAACTAATCCAAAGGCGGTGATCAAAAATGCCATCAAAGAGATAAAAGAGGTTTTTAACAAAGTTAAAGCCGAGAAGATTGTCATATACCCTTATGCTCACCTTAGTTCATCTTTAAGCTCGCCCGAAATGGCGAAAAAAATCCTAAAAAACATGGAAGCTGCCTTGGAAAATGAAGGATTCAATGTTTCAAGAGTACCATTCGGATGGTACAAGGCGTTCAAGATATCATGTAAAGGCCATCCACTCTCAGAACTTTCGAGGACAATAAAAGCAGAACCTAAAAGAGAAAAAATAGTTGAAGAAGAAATAGAATCCAAATGGTTCATAATCAAAAATGGAAAACTTATAGATCCTAAAGATTTTGAATTCAAAAGCAAGAATTTCAAATCCCTTGTAGATTACGAGTTAGGGGTCTTGGAAAGTAAGGGTGGAGAACCGCCCCATGTTAAACTCATGAAGGAAAAAAACTTGGCTGATTATGAACCTTCTGCTGATATTGGACACCTCCGCTGGTACCCGAAAGGGCGTCTTATAAGGGATCTTCTAGCAGATTATGTATATACACTCGTAACATCAGAGGGCGCCATGCCAGTGGAAACACCAATAATGTACGACCTTGAAGACAAAGCAATAAGAGTACATGCTGAGAAGTTTGGGGAAAGACAGTACAGGATGAAAAACAAAAAGGAATTAATGTTAAGATATGCTTGTTGCTTCGGGGCCTTCAGAATATTATCAGATTCGTTTTTAACATGGAAAAATCTCCCTGCACGCGTCTATGAACTTTCAACTTACAGTTTCAGACTAGAAAAGAAGGGGGAAGTTGTTGGCCTCAAGCGACTTAGAGGTTTCACCATGCCAGATCTTCACACAGTATGCAGAGACATGGGTCAAGCACTTGAAGAGTTTGAAAAGCAAGTTGAAATTTGTCTTAAAACTTCCAAGGATTTTGAAGTGGATTATGAGGTAATATTTAGGGCTACAGAGGATTTCTATAATCGGTATAAGGATTGGATATTCTCACTTGTGGAGAAGGTTGGCAAACCCATACTATTGGAACTTTTACCTGAAAGAAAGCATTATTGGATAGCTAAAATGGATTTTGCAGCGATAGATTATCTCGGAAGGCCTATAGAGAATCCAACGGTCCAAATAGATGTTGAGAGCGGGGAGAGATTTGATATAACATTTCTTGAGGAAGATGGGACTGATAAGAATCCTATAATACTCCATTGCAGTCCTACTGGGAGTATAGAAAGGGTAATATGTAGTTTGCTGGAGAAGGCGGCCATTGAAATGGAAGAGAGGCCTCCAATGTTTCCTGTGTGGCTTTCACCAACTCAAGTCAGGATAATAGCAGTTGCAGAAAGGCATGTCGATTATTCAATGAAGATTGCTGATAAGATAAGGGATGAGGGTATCAGAGTCGATGTCGATGATAGGCCAGAGAGTGTTGGTAAAAAAATCAGGGACGCGGCCAAGGAATGGATACCATATGTTATAGTTGTGGGTGACAGAGAACTTGAAAGTGCTGAATTTTCAGTGAGTATTAGGAAAACCGGTGCGAAGAAGGTCTTGAAATTAGGAGATTTTATTTCAATGGTAAAAAATGAAGTAAAAGGGATGCCTTTCAGGCCACTTACTTTACCTGTGAGAGTTTCTGAGAGGATCAATTTCTGA
- a CDS encoding ParA family protein codes for MGEIISIINQKGGCGKTTTAVNLSSALAILGKKVLIVDIDPQANATTGFGVNKAELNSTIYSIISGEAEIEETIQETMIPNLYIIPSNLALSGAEVELTSQIGYHTILKEAIDPIKKDFDYIFIDAPPSLGILTLNALVAGDSIIIPIQAEYYALEGMADLLKTMKLVESRLKSPCPIKGILLTLYDGRTRLGREVYQEIKNFFSPQEYIFKTIIPRNIRLAEAPSHGKPCIIYDKDCKGSKAYLKLAEELIRMEDEK; via the coding sequence ATGGGTGAAATAATATCCATTATAAACCAAAAAGGAGGCTGTGGTAAAACAACCACAGCAGTAAATTTATCAAGTGCACTCGCAATCCTGGGCAAAAAGGTTCTAATAGTTGATATAGACCCCCAAGCAAATGCAACAACAGGCTTTGGAGTCAACAAGGCAGAATTAAATTCAACAATATACTCTATTATAAGCGGAGAAGCAGAAATAGAAGAAACGATCCAAGAGACAATGATACCCAACTTGTATATTATTCCAAGCAACCTTGCCCTCAGTGGCGCGGAAGTGGAACTCACCAGCCAAATAGGCTATCACACCATACTCAAAGAAGCTATAGACCCCATCAAAAAAGATTTTGATTACATATTCATCGACGCCCCACCATCTCTTGGAATACTAACATTAAACGCCCTTGTTGCGGGTGATAGCATTATAATACCAATACAAGCAGAATATTACGCCCTTGAAGGCATGGCTGACCTCCTTAAAACCATGAAATTAGTCGAAAGCCGCTTAAAGAGTCCATGCCCAATAAAAGGCATACTATTAACACTCTATGATGGGAGAACTCGACTTGGAAGAGAGGTTTACCAGGAGATCAAAAACTTCTTCTCTCCACAAGAATACATATTCAAAACAATAATACCAAGGAATATTCGCTTAGCAGAAGCCCCAAGCCATGGAAAACCATGCATAATTTATGACAAAGACTGTAAAGGTTCCAAAGCATACCTTAAGTTAGCAGAGGAACTAATCAGAATGGAGGACGAAAAATGA
- a CDS encoding helix-hairpin-helix domain-containing protein: MLERKRKLQILSDSAQFDLCDYSADEKQKNVNLPGIYYSSMKGCKVPLFKVLLSNKCYNDCKYCLNCSKREFTRIELEPGELSKVFMDYYEKRYVEGLFLSSATIDDVDNTMEKLVEVVRILRHDKGYDGYIHLKILPGTSRELIKRAMELSNRVSINLETATADGLSALSSTKDYKIDIIRRMKWIKKIHDKNPDLTPSGQSTQFIVGAIEETDQEILKRISWLYDKLNIKRIYFSSFQALEGTPLENKPEPDPRRSIRLYQADALVKSYNFKLSEFEFNEGFLDLEMDPKYVAALKSDMFPLDINTATYDELIRVPGIGPISARRIISKRREGRINSLDELKGMGVWIKRAEKFLYIDGYQSSLDNFQ; encoded by the coding sequence ATGTTGGAGCGTAAAAGAAAATTGCAAATATTAAGTGATTCTGCACAATTTGATTTATGCGATTATAGTGCAGATGAAAAACAAAAGAATGTAAATCTTCCTGGAATATATTATAGTAGCATGAAGGGTTGTAAAGTTCCCTTATTTAAGGTTCTGCTTAGCAATAAATGCTACAACGATTGTAAATATTGTCTAAATTGTAGTAAACGGGAATTCACGCGCATTGAATTAGAACCAGGTGAATTATCAAAGGTTTTCATGGACTATTATGAAAAAAGGTACGTGGAAGGTTTATTCTTAAGTTCGGCCACGATAGATGATGTTGATAATACCATGGAAAAACTCGTTGAAGTAGTGAGGATTCTACGCCATGATAAAGGATACGATGGTTATATACACCTTAAAATCTTGCCAGGAACCTCAAGGGAACTGATTAAAAGAGCCATGGAATTGTCAAATAGGGTGAGTATCAACCTTGAAACAGCAACAGCAGATGGACTTTCAGCTCTTTCATCAACCAAGGACTATAAAATAGATATTATAAGGAGAATGAAATGGATAAAAAAAATTCATGACAAGAATCCTGATCTCACCCCTTCTGGTCAAAGCACCCAATTCATTGTAGGCGCAATTGAAGAAACCGACCAGGAAATTCTGAAGAGGATATCATGGCTTTATGATAAATTAAATATTAAAAGAATATATTTCAGTAGTTTCCAAGCATTGGAAGGCACTCCATTAGAGAATAAACCAGAACCAGATCCCAGGCGTTCAATACGTTTATATCAAGCTGATGCATTGGTAAAATCTTATAATTTTAAATTAAGTGAATTTGAATTCAATGAAGGATTTTTGGACTTGGAGATGGATCCAAAGTATGTGGCAGCGCTCAAAAGTGACATGTTTCCATTAGATATTAACACTGCTACTTACGATGAACTTATACGAGTACCTGGCATCGGCCCCATATCAGCAAGGAGGATAATCTCAAAAAGGAGAGAAGGCAGAATAAATAGTCTAGATGAACTTAAGGGGATGGGTGTGTGGATTAAACGTGCTGAAAAATTCTTATACATTGATGGTTATCAAAGCAGTTTAGATAATTTTCAATAA
- the cfbB gene encoding Ni-sirohydrochlorin a,c-diamide synthase, with amino-acid sequence MRVVLAGSGSAVGKTTISTGIMKALSSEGVQPFKVGPDYIDPSYHTMATGNPSRNLDSFFMSDGQIREAFIRGMETSNARMAIIEGVRGLYEGISPIDDVGSTASIAKALNAPVVLIINSRSLVKSAAAIVLGFKALDPEVKIEGVILNQVKNKRHYLKTKKAIEELSDTKVIGGIPRRKDLKVEQRHLGLVPAVERENLKFSIEKWGNVVKEYIDLDELKNIMKNAKKIKGKREPLWQVKNHKKVKIGIAYDEAFNFYYMENLEALKDNKASLCYFSPLHDEEIPDVDGIYIGGGYPEIFAKQLEKNTSMKNSIKKFHEDEKPIFGECGGLLYLSRSLDGHEMCNIFPYKSTMTRKVQGLSYVIAKSTMDNIISPKTEIFKGHEFHYSNIKVTGNPQFAFKIQRGKGIKKGMDGLTSKKTLASYIHIHAASCPKFAATLTSNALEQ; translated from the coding sequence ATGAGAGTTGTGCTTGCAGGTAGTGGTAGTGCTGTTGGTAAAACCACCATTTCTACCGGTATAATGAAGGCATTATCCAGTGAGGGTGTTCAACCCTTTAAGGTTGGCCCAGATTATATAGATCCATCTTATCATACTATGGCCACAGGTAATCCTTCACGTAATCTTGACTCGTTTTTCATGTCAGATGGGCAGATTAGAGAAGCATTTATAAGGGGCATGGAAACATCTAATGCGCGAATGGCTATTATAGAAGGTGTTCGCGGTTTATATGAGGGTATAAGTCCAATTGATGATGTTGGGAGTACAGCATCAATAGCGAAAGCTTTAAACGCTCCTGTTGTGTTGATAATTAATTCTAGAAGTCTGGTAAAAAGTGCAGCTGCAATAGTACTTGGTTTCAAAGCATTAGACCCAGAGGTTAAAATCGAAGGGGTGATCCTAAACCAAGTTAAAAATAAAAGACATTACCTCAAAACTAAAAAAGCCATTGAAGAACTTTCAGATACTAAAGTGATCGGTGGCATACCTAGAAGAAAAGATTTGAAGGTTGAACAGAGACATCTAGGATTGGTACCTGCAGTGGAACGTGAAAATCTAAAATTTTCAATAGAAAAGTGGGGAAATGTGGTAAAAGAATATATTGACCTTGATGAACTCAAAAATATAATGAAAAACGCTAAAAAAATAAAAGGCAAAAGAGAACCCCTCTGGCAAGTAAAAAACCATAAAAAGGTTAAAATAGGCATAGCATATGACGAAGCATTCAACTTTTACTACATGGAAAACCTAGAAGCTTTAAAAGATAATAAAGCCAGTTTATGTTATTTCAGCCCTTTACATGACGAGGAGATTCCTGACGTCGACGGAATCTATATTGGCGGAGGATACCCAGAAATTTTCGCAAAACAACTCGAAAAAAATACTTCAATGAAAAATTCCATTAAAAAGTTCCATGAAGATGAAAAACCAATATTCGGAGAATGCGGAGGCCTATTATATCTTTCAAGATCCTTAGATGGACATGAAATGTGCAATATATTCCCTTACAAGTCTACAATGACGCGGAAAGTCCAAGGTTTAAGTTATGTAATAGCAAAATCAACAATGGACAACATAATATCTCCAAAAACTGAAATTTTCAAAGGACATGAATTTCATTACTCAAACATAAAAGTTACAGGCAATCCACAATTTGCATTTAAAATACAAAGAGGAAAGGGCATAAAAAAAGGGATGGACGGTCTCACATCTAAAAAAACCCTCGCAAGTTATATTCATATACATGCAGCTTCATGTCCAAAATTTGCAGCAACACTAACATCCAATGCACTAGAACAGTAA